The Gemmatimonadota bacterium genome has a segment encoding these proteins:
- a CDS encoding response regulator codes for MLTHSLHAHEGLCTVLVVDDEYDLVQTLRDVFVDEGFNVRTVSNGRDALIYMREAPVKPCLVILDLVLPILDGNAVYAIMKTDPALASVPVLVSTSDPSRAPVGAEVMPKPITLEALLSNVERFCFRGNELPPPGSPGLDR; via the coding sequence ATGCTCACCCACTCGCTTCACGCCCACGAGGGGCTGTGCACCGTCCTCGTGGTGGACGACGAGTACGACCTGGTGCAGACCCTGCGCGACGTCTTCGTCGACGAGGGATTCAACGTGCGAACGGTCAGCAATGGTCGCGACGCACTCATCTACATGCGTGAGGCACCGGTCAAGCCGTGCCTTGTGATCCTCGACCTGGTCTTGCCGATTCTCGACGGGAATGCGGTCTATGCCATCATGAAGACTGACCCGGCGCTGGCTTCGGTGCCGGTGCTCGTGTCGACCTCGGATCCTTCGCGCGCCCCGGTCGGCGCCGAAGTGATGCCCAAGCCGATCACGCTCGAGGCATTGCTTTCGAACGTCGAGCGGTTCTGTTTCCGCGGGAACGAGCTGCCGCCACCGGGCTCTCCCGGACTGGATCGTTGA